From a single Nostoc edaphicum CCNP1411 genomic region:
- a CDS encoding DUF981 family protein has translation MFIDYITLMLINMVAGLFLLADYVYRGIDSSNQRQWIPGFGITGAIALTTGLHMSFTWPVTGSFNIAFGETSVLFGILFVAAAIALAQNWDLLTIAVYGFFAGVAAIVVGIRIINLNLTRQPLLSGIGFIFTGLGGVFAAPTLYWKTNRTWRLIGVAVLIVAALIWALTGYLAYWNHLESFQKWVPAPMR, from the coding sequence GTGTTTATCGACTACATCACTCTAATGTTAATCAATATGGTAGCTGGGTTATTTCTACTGGCTGACTATGTATATCGTGGTATAGATAGCTCTAATCAAAGGCAGTGGATTCCCGGGTTCGGGATTACAGGAGCGATCGCACTCACAACTGGTTTACACATGAGTTTTACCTGGCCTGTTACTGGCAGCTTTAACATTGCCTTCGGTGAGACAAGTGTTCTATTTGGAATCTTGTTTGTTGCGGCTGCGATCGCCCTTGCTCAAAATTGGGATTTATTGACAATAGCAGTTTACGGCTTTTTTGCTGGCGTAGCTGCGATCGTAGTCGGTATCCGCATCATCAACTTGAATTTGACACGCCAACCGCTTTTATCGGGAATCGGCTTTATTTTCACTGGCTTAGGTGGTGTTTTTGCAGCGCCAACTCTCTATTGGAAAACCAACCGAACTTGGCGGCTAATTGGCGTAGCAGTGCTGATAGTTGCCGCTTTAATTTGGGCATTGACTGGATATTTGGCTTACTGGAATCATTTAGAGAGTTTCCAAAAGTGGGTTCCAGCGCCGATGCGATAA
- a CDS encoding BolA family protein yields MISPQQVEAMIKAELPDAQVQVQDLTGGGDHYQVTVVSSHFAGKGLVQQHQLVYGALGQAMSTEAIHALAVKTYTPEAWQATAAS; encoded by the coding sequence ATGATTAGTCCGCAGCAGGTTGAGGCAATGATCAAGGCGGAACTGCCAGACGCCCAGGTTCAGGTGCAAGACTTGACTGGTGGCGGTGACCACTATCAGGTGACAGTAGTTTCATCGCACTTTGCAGGTAAGGGACTAGTGCAACAGCACCAGTTAGTTTATGGTGCGTTGGGTCAAGCTATGTCAACTGAAGCGATTCATGCCTTGGCGGTGAAAACATACACTCCCGAAGCTTGGCAAGCAACAGCAGCTTCGTAA
- the glpX gene encoding class II fructose-bisphosphatase: MENTLGLEIIEVVEQAAIASAKWMGKGEKNIADQVAVEAMRERMNKIHMRGRIVIGEGERDDAPMLYIGEEVGICTQPNAESVCNPDELIEIDIAVDPCEGTNLVAYGQPGSMAVLAISEKGGLFAAPDFYMKKLAAPPAAKGKVDINKSATENLKILSECLDRSIEELVVVVMKRERHNDLIKEIREAGARVALISDGDVGAAISCGFAGTNIHALMGIGAAPEGVISAAAMRALGGHFQGQLIYDPAVVKTGLIGESREANIDRLKSMNINDPDKVYDAHELASGETILFAASGITSGNLMQGVRFFKDGARTQSLVISNQSKTARFVDTIHLFGEPKVLQLN; the protein is encoded by the coding sequence GTGGAAAATACACTTGGTTTAGAGATTATTGAAGTAGTAGAGCAAGCCGCGATCGCATCTGCAAAGTGGATGGGCAAAGGCGAAAAAAACATCGCTGACCAGGTAGCTGTGGAAGCTATGCGGGAGCGGATGAATAAAATCCACATGCGTGGTCGCATTGTAATTGGGGAAGGCGAACGTGACGACGCGCCTATGCTATACATCGGGGAAGAAGTTGGTATCTGTACCCAACCAAATGCCGAAAGTGTCTGTAACCCTGATGAATTAATTGAAATTGATATCGCCGTTGACCCTTGCGAAGGTACCAACTTGGTAGCTTATGGACAACCTGGTTCGATGGCTGTCTTGGCAATTTCTGAAAAGGGTGGATTATTTGCTGCTCCTGACTTCTACATGAAGAAGTTAGCAGCACCCCCCGCAGCTAAGGGCAAGGTAGACATCAACAAGTCAGCAACAGAAAACCTCAAGATTCTCTCTGAGTGTCTAGATCGGAGTATTGAAGAACTTGTGGTCGTAGTCATGAAGCGCGAACGCCACAACGATTTAATTAAGGAAATCCGTGAGGCTGGAGCGAGAGTCGCCCTAATTTCAGACGGTGATGTGGGTGCAGCTATAAGCTGCGGTTTTGCCGGAACCAACATCCACGCTCTGATGGGTATTGGTGCGGCTCCTGAAGGCGTAATCTCAGCAGCAGCAATGCGTGCTTTGGGTGGACACTTCCAAGGTCAACTGATCTACGATCCAGCTGTAGTAAAAACAGGTCTGATTGGAGAAAGCAGAGAAGCCAACATCGATCGCTTAAAGTCTATGAATATCAATGACCCCGATAAGGTCTATGATGCTCATGAACTGGCATCTGGTGAAACTATTCTGTTCGCGGCTAGCGGCATTACCAGTGGTAATCTCATGCAAGGTGTACGTTTCTTCAAAGACGGGGCAAGAACTCAAAGCTTGGTAATTTCTAACCAGTCTAAAACTGCTCGATTTGTTGATACAATTCACTTGTTTGGTGAACCAAAAGTTCTCCAACTGAACTAA
- the grxC gene encoding glutaredoxin 3, whose amino-acid sequence MLDFLNPLLNRHPERVKANVELYTWQTCPYCIRAKILLWWKGVNFTEYKIDGDEAARAKMAERSNGRRTVPQIFINNQHIGGCDDLYQLDTQSQLDPLLAQAAI is encoded by the coding sequence ATGCTGGACTTTCTTAATCCCCTCTTAAATCGCCATCCAGAGCGAGTCAAAGCCAACGTCGAACTTTACACCTGGCAAACTTGTCCTTACTGCATTCGTGCCAAAATTCTGCTGTGGTGGAAAGGTGTAAATTTTACTGAATATAAAATCGACGGCGACGAAGCAGCCAGAGCTAAAATGGCAGAACGCTCTAATGGTCGCCGTACCGTACCACAAATTTTTATTAATAACCAGCACATTGGCGGCTGTGATGACCTCTATCAGCTAGACACACAAAGTCAACTCGATCCCCTTTTAGCCCAAGCCGCTATTTAG
- a CDS encoding lysophospholipid acyltransferase family protein — translation MMEFYSSSDTCQHPPANPQVAHTTSRVSPWLSPLAYLLGRHCLLPLFFGQIRITGQKNIPTTGPVILAPTHRARWDALLVPYATACLRKQDLRFMVTIDECQGLQGWFVQRLGGFPVNSKHPSIRTLRHGVELLQQHKTLVIFPEGNIFRDGQVHQLKPGIARLALSAESSYSGLGVKIIPIGINYSQPYPSWGTDVSIDIGSPIRVTDYMSGCIKQDAKSITSDLAKALQQLSHQETKVTNHAFAEITNS, via the coding sequence ATGATGGAATTTTACTCTTCATCCGATACCTGCCAGCACCCACCAGCAAATCCTCAAGTAGCTCATACTACTTCAAGGGTTTCTCCTTGGTTAAGTCCTCTGGCATATTTATTAGGGCGTCACTGCCTATTACCATTATTCTTTGGACAAATTAGAATAACCGGACAAAAAAATATCCCCACAACTGGGCCTGTGATCCTTGCGCCTACCCATCGGGCGCGTTGGGATGCATTGCTTGTACCCTACGCTACCGCTTGTCTGAGAAAGCAAGACTTGCGGTTTATGGTAACTATTGACGAATGCCAAGGTTTGCAAGGCTGGTTTGTTCAACGTTTAGGGGGGTTTCCTGTAAATTCTAAGCATCCGTCAATCCGCACGCTGCGACATGGAGTGGAGCTACTTCAGCAGCACAAAACCCTGGTAATCTTTCCAGAAGGTAATATTTTTCGCGATGGCCAAGTTCACCAGTTAAAGCCGGGAATTGCTCGTCTTGCTTTGAGTGCTGAATCTAGTTATTCCGGGCTGGGAGTGAAAATTATACCCATAGGCATTAATTACAGCCAACCCTATCCAAGTTGGGGTACAGATGTAAGTATTGACATTGGCTCCCCAATCAGAGTGACGGATTACATGAGTGGCTGTATAAAACAAGATGCCAAAAGCATCACATCTGATTTAGCAAAGGCACTGCAACAATTAAGCCATCAAGAAACAAAAGTTACTAATCACGCATTTGCAGAAATTACTAATTCTTGA
- the tadA gene encoding tRNA adenosine(34) deaminase TadA yields the protein MLTKYTEYLIHQKWMSYALELAKTAGDAGEVPVGAVIIDSTGKLLAQGENRKERDKDPTAHAEILALKRAATTLQNWHLNECTLYVTLEPCPMCAGAIIQARLGLLVYGVDDTKTGAIRTVINIPDSTASNHRLQVIGGILESACREQLQTWFATKRRRVN from the coding sequence ATGCTAACTAAATACACAGAATATCTTATACATCAAAAATGGATGAGTTATGCCCTAGAATTAGCAAAAACAGCAGGTGATGCAGGTGAAGTCCCTGTAGGTGCTGTTATCATTGATTCAACAGGCAAATTGCTGGCACAAGGAGAAAACAGAAAAGAACGCGACAAAGACCCTACCGCCCATGCGGAAATTCTCGCTCTCAAGAGAGCTGCAACAACTTTACAAAATTGGCATCTTAATGAATGCACCCTCTATGTAACTCTTGAACCTTGCCCGATGTGTGCAGGTGCGATCATTCAAGCGCGTCTAGGATTACTTGTATATGGAGTAGACGATACAAAAACTGGCGCAATTCGTACAGTTATTAACATACCCGACAGTACTGCTTCTAATCACCGTCTCCAAGTAATCGGAGGCATTCTAGAGTCAGCTTGTCGCGAGCAATTACAGACTTGGTTTGCCACTAAGCGGCGTAGGGTAAACTAA